One window of the Ureibacillus sp. FSL W7-1570 genome contains the following:
- a CDS encoding SAM-dependent methyltransferase, which yields MEFDGMKQLLLELIQQKKLVSATISQPRKKSDGLKRIKLKPVEIKGQYHIQLEYQFERILKHENVLLENFCSVLDSIFKKFRQFHGQFTDRIIQVQLSKKNKVFWKEEKTESIKEVSLSHNRKKNYLLNESTPYPFLVRLGVQTPDGKVKKQKYDKFRQINRFLEFIDDSLDYLSKDRQIRILDFGSGKSYLTFALYHYLKMEKGLDIKVTGLDLKKEVIEECNKIAKDLQYDHLEFLVGDISDYHDETSVDMVVTLHACDVATDMALARAVKWGAKVILSVPCCQHELNRQLNAPQLEIMTQHGLIKERFAALATDSIRAEILKLVGYEVQLMEFIDMEHTPKNILIRAYYTGRKPTKHEFERYKGFIDFLSAKPFLQKELEEYFIS from the coding sequence ATGGAATTTGATGGAATGAAGCAGCTGTTGCTGGAACTGATCCAACAAAAAAAATTGGTTTCAGCTACAATCAGTCAGCCCAGAAAAAAATCCGACGGGCTGAAAAGGATAAAATTGAAACCAGTTGAGATTAAAGGACAGTACCACATTCAGCTGGAATATCAATTTGAAAGAATATTAAAGCATGAAAATGTTTTACTGGAAAATTTTTGTTCAGTCTTAGATAGTATTTTTAAAAAATTCAGACAATTCCATGGGCAATTCACTGATCGCATAATACAAGTCCAATTGTCGAAAAAGAATAAAGTTTTCTGGAAAGAAGAGAAAACGGAATCAATCAAAGAAGTGTCTTTATCCCATAATCGCAAAAAGAATTATTTGCTGAATGAATCCACTCCATATCCGTTCCTGGTGCGCCTTGGTGTCCAAACCCCTGATGGAAAAGTGAAAAAACAAAAATACGATAAATTTCGCCAAATCAACCGCTTTCTTGAATTTATTGATGATTCGCTCGATTATTTGTCGAAAGACCGGCAAATCCGGATCCTCGATTTCGGTTCAGGAAAATCCTATTTAACCTTCGCCTTATATCATTATTTAAAAATGGAGAAGGGACTGGATATCAAAGTAACGGGCCTGGACTTGAAAAAAGAAGTGATTGAGGAATGCAACAAGATTGCAAAAGATTTGCAATATGACCATTTGGAGTTTCTTGTAGGGGACATCAGCGATTATCATGATGAAACTTCCGTGGACATGGTTGTCACGTTGCATGCTTGCGATGTTGCAACCGATATGGCGTTGGCCCGCGCAGTAAAATGGGGGGCTAAAGTCATTTTGAGCGTGCCATGCTGCCAACATGAATTGAACCGCCAATTGAATGCTCCCCAATTGGAAATTATGACACAGCATGGATTAATCAAAGAGCGCTTCGCCGCCCTAGCAACGGATTCCATCCGTGCAGAAATCCTGAAATTGGTCGGATACGAAGTGCAACTGATGGAATTCATTGATATGGAGCATACACCAAAAAATATATTAATCCGAGCCTATTATACCGGCAGAAAACCAACCAAACACGAATTCGAACGATACAAAGGGTTTATTGATTTCTTATCGGCAAAACCGTTTTTGCAAAAGGAACTGGAAGAATATTTCATATCATGA